In Athalia rosae chromosome 6, iyAthRosa1.1, whole genome shotgun sequence, one DNA window encodes the following:
- the LOC105690719 gene encoding death-associated inhibitor of apoptosis 1 — MTDYCQARYNGYPGINFASAYREPQQQRYPSLPIHVDVTDNPNTIYRFESERLRSFENWPVPFLDPKKVAEAGFYYTQEGDKVRCFECRIQICKWVEGDDPQFEHQRWSDRCRFVRKIPCGNVPIGANPEDVPTPVSRPRDVCGPYETDVRTGSEFSPSSFSPSNLQNLSTATLGSWGLSIPKEPSHPRYASRDARLRTFELWPKSMKQTKEELADAGFFYTGKGDQTLCYHCGGGLKDWEPVDKPWEQHALWFSKCYYLLTVKGQAFVDEVKGLSVQHPSVQDTQNLNLPNYIKKVERPVEDMIVEACPSIENKPCTSSQGPFVNGRRKSIDSAYGSQESSEDNARLCKICFAEELGVVFLPCGHMVACVKCAPSLTTCAVCREPFTMTVRAIIS; from the exons ATGACAGACTATTGCCAAGCACGTTACAACGGATATCCGGGAATCAACTTCGCTTCAGCATATAGAGAACCACAACAGCAGAGATATCCTTCGCTACCAATTCATGTTGATGTAACGGACAACCCTAATACCATTTACCGTTTTGAGTCTGAACGATTACGGAGCTTTGAAAATTGGCCAGTTCCATTTTTGGATCCTAAAAAAGTAGCAGAGGCTGGCTTCTACTATACACAAGAAGGAGATAAAGTGAGATGTTTTGAATGTAGGATCCAAATATGCAAGTGGGTTGAAGGGGACGACCCTCAATTCGAGCATCAGAGGTGGTCAGACAGGTGTAGGTTTGTGAGGAAAATACCATGTGGAAACGTACCTATCGGTGCTAATCCAGAGGATGTTCCCACGCCTGTCTCAAGACCCAGAGATGTGTGCGGGCCGTACGAAACAGATGTGAGAACCGGATCCGAATTCAGTCCCAGCTCATTCTCACCATCAAACCTTCAAAATTTGAGTACAGCTACCCTTGGAAGTTGGGGTCTCAGTATACCAAAAGAGCCCTCACATCCGCGATATGCTAGTCGTGATGCAAGACTAAGAACTTTTGAGTTGTGGCCAAAATCtatgaaacaaacaaaagaagAGTTGGCTGATGCTGGATTTTTTTACACCGGTAAAGGCGATCAAACTCTTTGTTATCACTGTGGCGGAGGACTCAAAGATTGGGAGCCTGTTGATAAACCATGGGAGCAGCATGCACTTTGGTTTTCAAAGTGTTACTACCTTCTTACAGTTAAAGGACAAGCATTTGTCGATGAGGTCAAGGGGCTCTCGGTACAACATCCATCCGTTCAG GATACACAAAATCTAAATCTACCCAACTACATAAAAAAAGTTGAACGGCCTGTAGAAGATATGATTGTAGAAGCTTGCCCGAGCATTGAAAATAAGCCATGTACGAGCAGTCAAGGTCCTTTTGTGAACGGAAGACGCAAGAGTATAGACAGTGCGTATGGTTCCCAAGAGTCGTCCGAAGACAATGCAAGATTGTGTAAAATTTGTTTTGCCGAGGAATTGGGAGTGGTATTTCTGCCGTGTGGACATATGGTAGCCTGTGTCAAGTGTGCCCCAAGTCTAACTACATGTGCGGTATGTCGCGAGCCCTTCACAATGACTGTACGAGCTATTATTTCATAG